Proteins encoded together in one Microbacterium oxydans window:
- a CDS encoding HAD family hydrolase encodes MTPSTPSAHDRRSGWPSAVLFDLDGTLVDSERLWLDAIRSRLESIGAPASSEVLAGFEGLATIDAARALSRVVGLSAHESLVAAELEDLTIGAFAGRLPWIPGAEEALGRLRREGMPLALVTSSTRRWVDAVGESVHLGAFDAVVTADDVQQTKPHPEPYLRAAALLGVDPAACLVFEDSAVGVRAATAAGCRVVQVRSDDHDASRPTARIPDLRAVTGPWVASLRADAPALP; translated from the coding sequence GTGACCCCGTCGACCCCCTCCGCCCACGACCGCCGCTCCGGCTGGCCGTCCGCCGTGCTCTTCGACCTCGACGGCACCCTCGTCGACAGCGAGAGGCTGTGGCTCGACGCGATCCGCTCCCGCCTCGAGAGCATCGGCGCACCGGCGTCGTCGGAGGTCCTCGCCGGGTTCGAGGGACTCGCGACCATCGACGCCGCCCGCGCCCTGAGCCGGGTCGTCGGACTCTCCGCGCACGAGAGCCTCGTCGCCGCAGAGCTCGAGGACCTGACGATCGGCGCCTTCGCCGGGCGTCTGCCGTGGATCCCCGGCGCCGAGGAGGCGCTCGGCCGTCTGCGCCGCGAGGGGATGCCGCTCGCCCTCGTCACGAGCTCGACCCGCCGGTGGGTCGACGCGGTCGGTGAGAGCGTGCACCTGGGTGCGTTCGACGCCGTCGTCACCGCCGACGACGTGCAGCAGACGAAGCCGCATCCGGAGCCGTATCTGCGCGCCGCGGCCCTGCTCGGCGTCGACCCGGCAGCGTGCCTGGTCTTCGAGGATTCCGCGGTCGGCGTCCGGGCGGCGACCGCAGCCGGGTGCCGGGTCGTGCAGGTCCGGTCCGACGACCACGATGCGAGTCGCCCGACGGCCCGCATCCCCGACCTCCGCGCCGTGACCGGGCCGTGGGTCGCCTCCCTGCGCGCCGACGCACCCGCGCTCCCCTGA